The proteins below come from a single Streptomyces sp. SCSIO 75703 genomic window:
- a CDS encoding glycosyltransferase family 1 protein, whose translation MKAIRRLTVRPVLPDPLRPLSDLARNLRWSWHTETRELFRSVDPGCWSACGADPVRLLGTVPPARLAELAADPGFLERLTAAADDLARYTGGDRWYQEQPGRLPAAVAYFSPEFGITAALPQYSGGLGILAGDHLKSASDLGVPLVGVGLLYRHGYFRQSLSRDGWQQETYPVLDPHELPLTLLEEADGTPARVALALPGGRELRARIWLAQVGRVPLLLLDSDVEENGPGERGVTDRLYGGGSEHRLHQEMLLGMGGVRAVRAYCRLTGHPAPEVFHTNEGHAGFLGLERIAELCDEGLDFDPALEAVRAGTVFTTHTPVPAGIDRFDRALVARHFGPGAELPRIDVDRVLRLGTETYPGGEPQLFNMAVMGLRLAQRANGVSLLHGQVSREMFRGLWPGFDAAEVPITSVTNGVHAPTWVAPEVLRLGVRQAGPRRAGEALTVGGSERWDALADLPAGDVWELRRTLRAQLVTEVRERLRASWRQRGAGTAELGWIDEALDPDVLTIGFARRVPSYKRLTLMLHDRERLTNLLLHPERPVQIVVAGKAHPADDGGKRLIQDLVRFADDARVRHRIVFLPDYGMGMARKLYPGCDIWLNNPLRPLEACGTSGMKAALNGCLNLSVLDGWWDEWFRPDFGWAIPTADGPGTDPDRRDAMEAAALYDLLEQRVAPRFYERGESGLPDRWIEMVRRTLSLLGPKVLAGRMVREYVERLYTPAAEAHRAMDADAARELAEWKARVRAAWPAVRVEHVETSAATATAELGTTLGLRVRVGLGDLVPDDVEVQAVSGRVDSEDGITDAACVPLKPAGGPDLDGRWVYEGPLALDRTGPFGYTVRVLPAHRLLASGAEPGLVALPAGEQGEAAGMLMR comes from the coding sequence GTGAAGGCGATCCGTCGACTGACCGTCCGTCCCGTTCTCCCCGACCCCCTCCGGCCGCTCAGTGATCTGGCACGCAACCTGCGCTGGTCCTGGCACACGGAGACCCGCGAACTGTTCCGGTCCGTCGACCCCGGGTGCTGGTCCGCGTGCGGCGCCGACCCCGTACGGCTGCTCGGCACCGTCCCGCCCGCCCGGCTCGCCGAACTGGCCGCCGACCCCGGCTTCCTGGAGCGGCTGACGGCGGCGGCCGACGACCTCGCCCGCTACACGGGGGGCGACCGCTGGTACCAGGAGCAGCCCGGCCGGCTGCCCGCCGCCGTCGCCTACTTCTCCCCGGAGTTCGGCATCACCGCCGCGCTGCCCCAGTACTCCGGCGGCCTCGGCATCCTCGCCGGCGACCACCTCAAGTCCGCCAGCGACCTCGGGGTGCCGCTCGTCGGCGTCGGCCTGCTCTACCGGCACGGCTACTTCCGGCAGAGCCTGTCCCGCGACGGCTGGCAGCAGGAGACCTACCCCGTCCTCGACCCCCACGAGCTGCCGCTCACCCTCCTGGAGGAGGCCGACGGCACCCCCGCCCGGGTCGCCCTCGCCCTGCCCGGCGGACGGGAACTGCGCGCCCGGATCTGGCTCGCCCAGGTCGGCCGCGTCCCACTGCTGCTCCTCGACTCCGACGTGGAGGAGAACGGCCCCGGCGAACGCGGCGTCACCGACCGGCTCTACGGCGGCGGCAGCGAGCACCGGCTCCACCAGGAGATGCTGCTCGGCATGGGCGGCGTCCGGGCGGTGCGCGCGTACTGCCGGCTCACCGGGCACCCCGCGCCCGAGGTGTTCCACACCAACGAGGGCCACGCCGGCTTCCTCGGCCTGGAGCGCATCGCCGAACTCTGCGACGAGGGGCTGGATTTCGACCCCGCGCTGGAGGCGGTCCGGGCCGGCACCGTCTTCACCACGCACACCCCCGTGCCGGCCGGCATCGACCGCTTCGACCGCGCCCTGGTCGCCCGCCACTTCGGGCCCGGCGCCGAACTGCCCCGTATCGACGTCGACCGCGTCCTGCGGCTCGGCACCGAGACCTACCCGGGCGGCGAACCGCAGCTCTTCAACATGGCCGTGATGGGACTGCGCCTGGCCCAGCGCGCCAACGGCGTCTCCCTGCTGCACGGCCAGGTCAGCCGCGAGATGTTCCGGGGGCTGTGGCCGGGCTTCGACGCCGCCGAGGTCCCCATCACCTCCGTCACCAACGGGGTGCACGCGCCGACCTGGGTCGCCCCCGAGGTGCTGCGGCTCGGCGTCCGGCAGGCCGGCCCGCGGCGGGCCGGGGAAGCGCTCACCGTCGGCGGCTCCGAGCGCTGGGACGCGCTCGCCGACCTGCCCGCCGGGGACGTGTGGGAGCTGCGGCGCACGCTGCGGGCGCAGTTGGTGACCGAGGTGCGGGAACGGCTGCGGGCCTCCTGGCGGCAGCGCGGCGCCGGCACCGCCGAACTGGGCTGGATCGACGAGGCCCTCGACCCGGACGTCCTCACCATCGGCTTCGCCCGCCGGGTCCCCTCGTACAAGCGGCTCACGCTGATGCTGCACGACCGGGAACGGCTGACGAACCTGCTGCTGCACCCGGAGCGGCCGGTGCAGATCGTGGTCGCCGGCAAGGCGCACCCGGCCGACGACGGCGGCAAGCGGCTCATCCAGGACCTGGTGCGCTTCGCCGACGACGCGCGGGTGCGGCACCGGATCGTCTTCCTGCCGGACTACGGCATGGGGATGGCCCGGAAGCTGTACCCGGGGTGCGACATCTGGCTCAACAACCCGCTGCGGCCGCTGGAGGCGTGCGGCACCAGCGGGATGAAGGCCGCGCTCAACGGCTGCCTCAACCTGTCGGTGCTGGACGGCTGGTGGGACGAGTGGTTCCGGCCCGACTTCGGCTGGGCGATCCCGACCGCCGACGGCCCCGGCACCGATCCCGACCGCCGGGACGCGATGGAGGCCGCCGCCCTCTACGACCTGCTGGAGCAGCGGGTGGCCCCGCGCTTCTACGAGCGCGGCGAGAGCGGTCTGCCCGACCGCTGGATCGAGATGGTCCGCCGCACCCTGAGCCTGCTCGGGCCCAAGGTGCTGGCCGGGCGGATGGTCCGCGAGTACGTGGAACGGCTCTACACCCCGGCCGCCGAGGCGCACCGGGCGATGGACGCCGACGCCGCCCGCGAACTCGCCGAGTGGAAGGCGCGGGTGCGGGCGGCCTGGCCCGCGGTGCGCGTCGAGCACGTGGAGACGTCCGCGGCGACGGCCACGGCGGAGCTGGGCACGACGCTCGGGCTGCGGGTGCGCGTCGGGCTCGGCGACCTCGTCCCCGACGACGTCGAGGTGCAGGCGGTCTCCGGCCGGGTCGACTCCGAGGACGGCATCACCGACGCGGCCTGCGTGCCGCTGAAACCGGCGGGCGGTCCCGACCTGGACGGCCGGTGGGTCTACGAGGGCCCCCTCGCCCTGGACCGGACCGGGCCCTTCGGCTACACGGTGCGCGTCCTGCCCGCCCACCGGCTGCTGGCCTCCGGCGCCGAACCGGGGCTCGTCGCGCTGCCGGCCGGCGAGCAGGGCGAGGCGGCCGGGATGCTGATGCGGTGA
- a CDS encoding maltokinase, producing MPEAVISTVPSPTALLASLDPLLRAWLPGRRWFAGKGRPVTGLSPVAVTGLPPSPEGAPGAPAALYHLLVRVHQPPAPGAPEQRGDCYQLVVGVREVLPPRLAPSLIGHVTGGPLAGYVVYDALDDPGPAGTLLEALRSGARLGPLRFERDPDHEIRAALVPRVMTAEQSNSSVVYGDSLVLKVLRRIGPGTHPDLELPLTLTRAGCARVPAPAGWITAGLPGGPWLLGVLQPYLQGADDGWELALRELAKGEDFAAEARALGRATAEVHTALARALPTVTLGHHAMARIVDGMTGRLAAAVRTVPALLPYAPGLRTAFTALGDLAGQGRTWTAQRVHGDLHLGQCLRSPDGRWSVIDFEGEPDRPPEERRMPQPVARDVAGMLRSFDYAERSADAPAPGWAETCRAAYCSGYARVAGHDPRTDPVLLRAYETDKAVYEVVYEARHRPDWLPVPLAAVRRLAAPEPVRNRPA from the coding sequence ATGCCGGAAGCCGTCATCAGCACCGTCCCGAGCCCGACCGCGCTGCTGGCCTCCCTCGACCCGCTGCTGCGCGCGTGGCTGCCGGGGCGGCGCTGGTTCGCGGGCAAGGGCCGTCCCGTCACCGGCCTGTCCCCCGTCGCCGTCACCGGCCTGCCGCCCTCCCCCGAAGGCGCCCCCGGCGCACCCGCCGCGCTGTACCACCTGCTGGTCCGCGTCCACCAGCCGCCCGCGCCCGGGGCGCCCGAACAGCGCGGCGACTGCTACCAGTTGGTCGTGGGCGTCCGCGAGGTGCTGCCGCCCCGGCTGGCCCCCTCGCTGATCGGGCACGTCACCGGGGGGCCGCTCGCCGGGTACGTCGTCTACGACGCCCTGGACGACCCCGGGCCCGCCGGCACCCTGCTGGAGGCGCTGCGCTCCGGGGCCCGCCTCGGCCCGCTCCGCTTCGAGCGGGACCCGGACCACGAGATCCGCGCGGCTCTGGTGCCCCGGGTGATGACGGCCGAGCAGTCCAACTCGTCCGTGGTCTACGGCGACTCCCTCGTGCTCAAGGTGCTGCGCCGGATCGGCCCCGGCACCCACCCCGACCTGGAACTCCCGCTCACCCTGACCCGCGCCGGCTGCGCCCGGGTACCCGCCCCCGCCGGCTGGATCACGGCCGGACTTCCCGGCGGGCCCTGGCTGTTGGGGGTTCTCCAGCCGTACCTTCAGGGTGCGGACGACGGCTGGGAACTGGCCCTGCGCGAACTGGCCAAGGGGGAGGACTTCGCCGCCGAGGCGCGGGCGCTGGGCCGGGCCACCGCCGAGGTGCACACCGCGCTGGCCCGCGCCCTGCCCACGGTCACCCTCGGGCACCACGCCATGGCCCGCATCGTCGACGGCATGACCGGGCGGCTGGCGGCGGCCGTCCGGACGGTGCCCGCGCTGCTGCCGTACGCGCCCGGACTGCGCACGGCGTTCACCGCCCTCGGCGATCTGGCCGGGCAGGGCCGCACCTGGACCGCGCAGCGCGTCCACGGCGACCTCCACCTCGGCCAGTGCCTGCGGTCGCCGGACGGACGGTGGTCGGTGATCGACTTCGAGGGCGAGCCGGACCGGCCGCCCGAGGAGCGCCGGATGCCGCAGCCGGTGGCGCGCGACGTCGCGGGGATGCTGCGCTCCTTCGACTACGCGGAGCGGTCGGCGGACGCCCCGGCGCCCGGCTGGGCCGAGACCTGCCGGGCCGCGTACTGCTCCGGGTACGCCCGGGTCGCCGGCCACGACCCGCGCACCGACCCGGTGCTGCTGCGCGCCTACGAGACGGACAAGGCGGTCTACGAGGTGGTGTACGAGGCCCGCCACCGCCCGGACTGGCTGCCGGTGCCGCTGGCCGCCGTGCGCCGCCTGGCCGCCCCGGAGCCGGTCCGGAACCGGCCGGCCTGA
- a CDS encoding ATP-dependent DNA helicase, with protein sequence MPHTELPDEELRYEQEFVDGLYARVDALRADTEDSVTDALAQGNTPMQARLERDILVAERSGLLAALDSVDGSLCFGRIDLADGDSHHIGRIGLRAEDAERTPVLIDWRADVARPFYLATGHTPMGLRRRRHIASEGRRVTALHDEILDLGDETRTGHEDPSGDAVLLAAVNAARTGRMGDIVQTIQADQDRVIRAPHRGVLVVEGGPGTGKTAVALHRAAYLLYEHRDLLAKRAVLIVGPNPAFLGYIGEVLPSLGETGVLLSTVGELFPGVRATAADTPEAAAVKGRAEMADVLARAVRARQALPDPVIAIEHDREVLLLDDDLARVARDRTRAVGLPHNAAREHFEGHLLNTLTDMVAERIGTDPYDGSNLLDPSDITQIRDELAENPEVWAAIDRLWPRLTARRLVADLLAAPEEFLPPEDAAAIRRPVTRHWTVGDVPLLDEAAELLGEDDRVARTRAERERAEQIAYAQGVLDVSYASRTYEFEGLDDEDAEVLSAHDIIDAERFAERQEEDDHRSAAERAAADRTWAFGHIIVDEAQELSPMAWRLLMRRCPTRSMTLVGDPAQTAEAAGVGSWSKILAPYVEDRWVHARLGVNYRTPAEIMELAAGVVRAADPSFDPPSSVRSTGTAPWVRATADLPSAVAGAVRELTPEEGRLAVIAPRELHRALAARLDGVTAGAEPDLTRDVVLLDPRQAKGLEFDSVLVVEPGRYGTSDLYVALTRATQRLGVLHTGPLPEGLVA encoded by the coding sequence GTGCCTCACACCGAATTGCCCGACGAGGAATTGCGGTACGAGCAGGAATTCGTCGACGGCCTGTACGCCCGGGTGGACGCGCTGCGCGCGGACACCGAGGACTCGGTCACCGACGCGCTCGCCCAGGGCAACACCCCCATGCAGGCCCGGCTGGAACGGGACATCCTGGTCGCCGAGCGCTCCGGGCTGCTCGCCGCGCTCGACTCCGTCGACGGCTCCCTCTGCTTCGGCCGGATCGACCTCGCCGACGGGGACAGCCACCACATCGGCCGCATCGGGCTGCGCGCCGAGGACGCCGAGCGCACCCCGGTCCTCATCGACTGGCGGGCCGACGTCGCCCGCCCCTTCTACCTGGCCACCGGCCACACCCCGATGGGCCTGCGCCGCCGCCGGCACATCGCCAGTGAGGGCCGCCGCGTCACCGCCCTGCACGACGAGATCCTCGACCTCGGCGACGAGACCCGCACCGGCCACGAGGACCCCTCCGGCGACGCCGTGCTGCTCGCCGCGGTGAACGCGGCGCGCACCGGCCGCATGGGCGACATCGTGCAGACCATCCAGGCCGACCAGGACCGCGTCATCCGCGCCCCGCACCGAGGCGTGCTGGTCGTCGAGGGCGGGCCGGGCACCGGCAAGACCGCCGTCGCCCTGCACCGCGCCGCCTACCTGCTCTACGAACACCGCGACCTGCTCGCCAAGCGCGCCGTCCTCATCGTCGGCCCCAACCCGGCGTTCCTCGGCTACATCGGCGAGGTGCTGCCCTCCCTCGGCGAGACCGGCGTGCTCCTGTCCACCGTCGGCGAACTGTTCCCCGGCGTACGGGCCACGGCGGCGGACACCCCCGAGGCGGCGGCGGTCAAGGGCCGGGCGGAGATGGCCGACGTCCTCGCCCGGGCCGTCCGGGCCCGGCAGGCACTGCCCGACCCGGTGATCGCGATCGAGCACGACCGGGAGGTCCTGCTCCTCGACGACGACCTCGCGCGGGTCGCCCGGGACCGCACCCGCGCCGTGGGGCTGCCGCACAACGCGGCCCGCGAGCACTTCGAGGGCCATCTGCTCAACACCCTCACCGACATGGTCGCCGAGCGCATCGGCACCGACCCCTACGACGGCTCGAACCTGCTCGACCCGAGCGACATCACGCAGATCCGGGACGAACTCGCCGAGAACCCGGAGGTCTGGGCGGCCATCGACCGGCTCTGGCCGCGCCTGACGGCCCGGCGCCTGGTCGCCGACCTCCTCGCCGCGCCGGAGGAGTTCCTGCCCCCGGAGGACGCCGCCGCGATCCGGCGCCCGGTGACCCGGCACTGGACCGTGGGGGACGTGCCGCTGCTGGACGAGGCCGCCGAACTCCTCGGCGAGGACGACCGGGTGGCCCGTACGCGCGCCGAACGGGAGCGGGCCGAGCAGATCGCCTACGCGCAGGGCGTGCTGGACGTCTCCTACGCCTCGCGCACCTACGAGTTCGAGGGACTGGACGACGAGGACGCGGAGGTGCTCTCCGCGCACGACATCATCGACGCCGAGCGGTTCGCCGAACGGCAGGAGGAGGACGACCACCGCAGCGCCGCCGAGCGCGCGGCGGCCGACCGCACCTGGGCCTTCGGGCACATCATCGTCGACGAGGCGCAGGAGTTGTCGCCGATGGCCTGGCGGCTGCTGATGCGGCGCTGCCCGACCCGGTCGATGACCCTGGTCGGCGACCCCGCGCAGACCGCCGAGGCGGCGGGCGTCGGCTCCTGGTCGAAGATCCTCGCCCCGTACGTGGAGGACCGCTGGGTCCACGCCCGGCTCGGCGTCAACTACCGCACCCCGGCCGAGATCATGGAGCTGGCGGCGGGCGTGGTCCGGGCCGCGGACCCCTCCTTCGACCCGCCGAGTTCGGTCCGGTCGACGGGGACCGCGCCCTGGGTGCGGGCCACCGCCGACCTGCCGTCCGCCGTGGCCGGGGCGGTGCGGGAGCTGACGCCCGAGGAGGGCCGGCTCGCGGTGATCGCCCCGCGTGAACTGCACCGCGCCCTCGCCGCCCGGCTGGACGGCGTCACGGCGGGCGCCGAGCCCGACCTCACGCGGGACGTCGTCCTGCTCGACCCGCGTCAGGCCAAGGGGCTGGAGTTCGACTCGGTGCTGGTGGTCGAGCCCGGCCGGTACGGCACGAGCGACCTGTACGTGGCGCTCACCCGGGCCACCCAGCGGCTCGGCGTGCTGCACACCGGCCCCCTGCCCGAGGGGCTCGTCGCCTGA
- a CDS encoding cation:dicarboxylase symporter family transporter, with product MTTPADTAPAAPRAKRDRTHYLYIAVIIAVALGIAVGLAAPDFAMELKPIGTGFVNLIKMMISPIIFCTIVLGIGSVRKAAKVGAVGGIALAYFLVMSLVALSIGLLVGNILDPGTGLAVTDAVKETGQAQVDAEAKDTTAFLLGIIPTTIVSAFTQGEVLQTLLIALLCGFALQAMGAAGQPVLRGIEHIQRLVFRVLAMIMWAAPIGAFGAMAAVTGSAGLEALKSLAVLMLGFYLTCFLFVFLVLGALLRLISGVNVLSLFKYLGREFLLILSTSSSESALPRLIAKMEHLGVSKPVVGITVPTGYSFNLDGTMIYMTMASLFIADAMGTPMSIGEQVPLLLFLLVASKGAAGVTGAGLATLAGGLQSHKPALVDGIGLIVGIDRFMSEARALTNFAGNAVATVLVGTWTKEIDKARVEEVLAGRAPFDETTLLDDGPGAHDGPGGADGAGDRAAAPGGGEKEPARA from the coding sequence GTGACCACCCCTGCCGATACGGCACCTGCCGCACCCAGAGCCAAGCGGGACCGCACGCACTACCTGTACATAGCGGTGATCATCGCGGTGGCCCTCGGTATCGCCGTCGGTCTGGCCGCGCCCGACTTCGCGATGGAGCTGAAGCCGATCGGGACCGGCTTCGTCAACCTGATCAAGATGATGATCTCGCCGATCATCTTCTGCACGATCGTGCTCGGCATCGGCTCGGTGCGCAAGGCCGCGAAGGTCGGCGCCGTCGGCGGTATCGCGCTGGCCTACTTCCTCGTCATGTCGCTGGTGGCGCTCTCCATCGGCCTGCTGGTCGGCAACATCCTCGACCCCGGCACGGGCCTCGCGGTCACGGACGCCGTGAAGGAGACCGGCCAGGCGCAGGTCGACGCCGAGGCGAAGGACACCACCGCCTTCCTGCTGGGCATCATCCCCACCACGATCGTCTCCGCCTTCACCCAGGGCGAGGTCCTCCAGACCCTGCTGATCGCGCTGCTGTGCGGCTTCGCGCTCCAGGCCATGGGGGCCGCCGGGCAGCCGGTGCTGCGCGGCATCGAGCACATCCAGCGGCTCGTCTTCCGCGTCCTGGCGATGATCATGTGGGCCGCCCCCATCGGTGCCTTCGGCGCGATGGCCGCCGTCACCGGCTCGGCCGGACTGGAGGCGCTCAAGAGCCTCGCCGTGCTGATGCTCGGCTTCTACCTCACCTGTTTCCTCTTCGTCTTCCTGGTGCTGGGCGCGCTGCTGCGCCTGATCTCCGGGGTGAACGTCCTCTCGCTCTTCAAGTACCTGGGCCGTGAGTTCCTGCTGATCCTGTCCACCTCGTCCTCCGAGTCGGCGCTGCCGCGCCTGATCGCCAAGATGGAGCACCTGGGGGTCAGCAAGCCGGTGGTCGGCATCACCGTCCCGACCGGCTACTCCTTCAACCTCGACGGCACCATGATCTACATGACCATGGCCTCGCTGTTCATCGCCGACGCGATGGGCACCCCGATGTCGATCGGCGAGCAGGTGCCGCTGCTGCTCTTCCTGCTGGTCGCCTCCAAGGGCGCGGCGGGGGTCACCGGCGCCGGTCTGGCGACGCTGGCGGGCGGACTCCAGTCGCACAAGCCGGCCCTGGTGGACGGCATCGGCCTGATCGTCGGCATCGACCGCTTCATGAGCGAGGCCCGTGCCCTGACGAACTTCGCGGGCAACGCCGTCGCCACGGTCCTGGTCGGCACCTGGACCAAGGAGATCGACAAGGCCCGCGTGGAGGAGGTGCTCGCCGGCCGGGCGCCGTTCGACGAGACGACGCTGCTGGACGACGGCCCCGGCGCCCACGACGGCCCCGGCGGCGCGGACGGCGCCGGGGACCGGGCCGCCGCGCCCGGCGGCGGTGAGAAGGAGCCGGCCCGGGCCTGA
- a CDS encoding sensor histidine kinase encodes MPFRVPRPRSLAGQLFAMQAVLIAVVVAGCALFTYVGDRQQAEAAAGRQARSVALTIADSPSVTEAIGTADPTARLQPYAVRVMRDARVDFVTIMDPDGIRWTHPDPRQIGHPFRGHIERAQRGATFTETYTGTLGPSVRAVTPVLDGDRVVGLVSAGIRVEEISKQVQEQVAALLLVAGGALLLGAVGTYVINARLRRHTHGMNADELSRMHDYHQATLHAVREGLLMLDGRHRVALINDGGRELLGLDGDVVGAPVVSLGLPAPLTGALLACEQRRDEVHLAADRVLVVNTSPVSGGERRGTVVTLRDVTELRSLMGELDSERGFTQALRSQAHEAANRLHTVVSLIELGRAEEAVEFATAELELAQALTDQVVAAVGEPVLAALLLGKTTQANERGVELVVSRENRLDDGLLPPSLPARDLVTILGNLIDNAVDAAQRGTPSRVTVAAYTDTGGPVPELVLRVSDTGEGVDPAHADRLFERGFSTKPAGPGGRGFGLALARQAVRRHGGALTVTRAEDGGARFEARLPLAPTGGAAPAVAGPAATGGGQ; translated from the coding sequence ATGCCCTTCCGCGTCCCGAGACCCCGCAGCCTGGCGGGCCAGCTCTTCGCCATGCAGGCCGTGCTGATCGCGGTCGTCGTCGCCGGATGCGCGCTGTTCACCTACGTCGGCGACCGGCAGCAGGCGGAGGCCGCGGCGGGCCGTCAGGCCAGGTCGGTGGCGCTGACCATCGCCGATTCGCCGTCCGTGACCGAGGCCATCGGCACCGCCGACCCGACCGCCCGGCTCCAGCCGTACGCGGTGCGGGTCATGCGGGACGCCCGGGTCGACTTCGTGACGATCATGGATCCGGACGGCATCCGCTGGACCCACCCCGACCCCCGGCAGATCGGCCACCCCTTCCGGGGGCACATCGAGCGCGCCCAGCGCGGCGCGACGTTCACCGAGACCTACACCGGCACCCTCGGCCCCTCGGTGCGCGCGGTCACCCCGGTCCTCGACGGCGACCGGGTGGTCGGCCTGGTCAGCGCCGGCATCCGGGTGGAGGAGATCAGCAAGCAGGTCCAGGAGCAGGTGGCCGCGCTCCTCCTGGTCGCCGGCGGCGCGCTGCTGCTCGGCGCGGTCGGCACCTACGTGATCAACGCCCGGCTACGCCGTCACACCCACGGCATGAACGCCGACGAGCTGAGCCGGATGCACGACTACCACCAGGCCACGCTGCACGCGGTGCGGGAAGGGCTGCTGATGCTGGACGGGCGGCACCGGGTCGCGCTGATCAACGACGGCGGGCGGGAGCTGCTGGGCCTCGACGGCGACGTGGTGGGCGCGCCGGTGGTGAGCCTCGGGCTGCCCGCGCCGCTGACCGGGGCGCTGCTCGCCTGCGAGCAGCGCAGGGACGAGGTGCACCTGGCGGCGGACCGGGTGCTGGTGGTGAACACCTCGCCGGTCTCCGGCGGGGAGCGGCGCGGCACGGTGGTGACCCTGCGCGACGTCACGGAACTGCGCTCCCTCATGGGCGAGCTGGACTCCGAGCGCGGTTTCACCCAGGCGCTGCGCTCGCAGGCGCACGAGGCCGCCAACCGGCTGCACACGGTGGTCTCGCTGATCGAACTGGGCCGCGCCGAGGAGGCCGTGGAGTTCGCCACGGCCGAACTGGAGCTGGCCCAGGCCCTCACCGACCAGGTGGTGGCGGCGGTGGGCGAACCGGTGCTGGCGGCCCTGCTGCTGGGCAAGACGACCCAGGCCAACGAACGGGGGGTGGAGCTGGTGGTGTCCCGGGAGAACCGGCTGGACGACGGTCTGCTGCCGCCCTCCCTGCCCGCCCGGGACCTGGTCACGATCCTGGGCAACCTGATCGACAACGCCGTGGACGCGGCACAGCGCGGCACGCCCTCGCGGGTCACCGTGGCCGCCTACACGGACACCGGCGGCCCCGTCCCGGAGCTGGTGCTGCGGGTCTCCGACACCGGCGAGGGCGTCGACCCGGCCCACGCCGACCGGCTCTTCGAGCGGGGCTTCTCGACCAAACCGGCCGGCCCCGGCGGGCGCGGCTTCGGGCTGGCGCTGGCCCGCCAGGCGGTGCGGCGCCACGGGGGCGCGCTGACGGTGACGCGGGCCGAGGACGGCGGGGCCCGCTTCGAGGCGCGGCTGCCGCTGGCGCCGACGGGCGGCGCGGCACCCGCCGTGGCCGGGCCGGCCGCGACCGGGGGTGGGCAGTGA
- a CDS encoding response regulator — protein MSAGQPIRVLVVEDDPVAADAHAMYVGRVPGFVCVGTAHSGAEARRTLERTPVDLLLLDLHLPDVHGLRLARSLRAAGHRADVIAVTSARDLAVVREGVSLGVVQYVLKPFTFGTLRDRLVRYAQFRGTAGEASGQAEVDRALATLRAPAPADLPKGLSGPTLERVTGALREEAEGLTAARVGETVGISRITARRYLEHLVESGRAVRSPLYGQVGRPELVYRWIPTR, from the coding sequence GTGAGCGCCGGGCAGCCGATCCGGGTCCTGGTCGTCGAGGACGATCCGGTCGCCGCGGACGCGCACGCGATGTACGTGGGCCGGGTGCCCGGGTTCGTCTGCGTGGGCACGGCCCACTCGGGGGCGGAGGCGCGGCGGACGCTGGAGCGCACGCCGGTCGACCTGCTCCTGCTCGACCTGCACCTGCCGGACGTGCACGGGCTGCGGCTGGCGCGTTCGCTGCGGGCGGCCGGGCACCGGGCCGACGTGATCGCGGTGACCTCGGCGCGGGACCTGGCCGTGGTGCGCGAGGGCGTGTCCCTGGGCGTGGTCCAGTACGTGCTGAAGCCGTTCACCTTCGGCACGCTGCGGGACCGGCTGGTGCGGTACGCGCAGTTCCGGGGCACCGCCGGGGAGGCGAGCGGGCAGGCCGAGGTGGACCGGGCGCTCGCCACGCTGCGGGCGCCGGCCCCGGCGGACCTGCCGAAAGGGCTGAGCGGGCCGACCCTGGAGCGGGTGACGGGCGCGCTGCGCGAGGAGGCGGAGGGGCTGACGGCCGCGCGGGTGGGCGAGACCGTGGGCATCTCGCGGATCACCGCCCGGCGCTATCTGGAGCACCTGGTGGAGAGCGGGCGGGCGGTGCGCAGTCCGCTCTACGGGCAGGTGGGGCGGCCGGAACTGGTCTACCGCTGGATCCCCACCCGCTGA